One window from the genome of Fulvivirga lutea encodes:
- a CDS encoding NifU family protein: MQSTSIQSTRAVNIYMEANPNPNSLKFVANFMLLPDGVSLDFPNVEEASNSPLAQELFKLDFVDRVFFMANFVTVTKKEDIDWIEVRDKVKEIIKNYLEAGKRVVEEINDANEINENDSETVKKIKGILDEYIRPAVEQDGGAITFHSFENGILKVLLQGSCSGCPSSTVTLKAGIENLMKRMLPEVQSVEAEGV, translated from the coding sequence ATGCAATCAACGAGTATACAATCGACAAGAGCTGTTAACATTTACATGGAGGCCAACCCGAATCCTAACTCCTTAAAATTTGTAGCGAATTTTATGTTGCTACCCGATGGTGTTAGTTTAGATTTTCCAAATGTTGAGGAAGCATCTAACTCGCCTTTAGCGCAAGAGCTTTTTAAATTAGATTTTGTTGATCGCGTGTTCTTTATGGCCAATTTCGTTACAGTTACCAAAAAGGAGGACATTGATTGGATTGAGGTACGAGATAAAGTAAAGGAGATTATCAAAAATTATCTTGAAGCCGGAAAGAGAGTAGTTGAAGAAATTAATGATGCCAACGAAATCAATGAAAATGATTCGGAGACAGTAAAAAAAATCAAAGGCATTTTAGATGAATATATTAGACCTGCCGTAGAGCAAGACGGTGGCGCCATCACCTTCCATTCTTTCGAAAATGGCATTCTTAAGGTTTTATTACAAGGTTCTTGCAGCGGCTGTCCTTCGTCAACAGTTACCTTAAAAGCGGGTATCGAAAATCTGATGAAACGTATGCTTCCAGAGGTTCAATCAGTTGAGGCTGAAGGCGTTTAA
- a CDS encoding GAF domain-containing protein codes for MQETSAIPQDKIQPFHNKVHEEADGIVRYFIYGFFFLGIGLSVFYDTYILAFVMGAISLGIYLGARSLIGGTIWFRLIVSLLLWNFAVQFILQMHGMYEMHFFYFIGLTVLLFYEDWRVLVPLIAYAVFTFLYLFYSQMSGGELNGMLENIPELTYKNVILHLGLLLFYGALCILWANLQKGQTRESGINNMQMQDQLSLMDTNINFANSISKGNLAAEYAAEKADKLGESLMNMRDSLVEAAERESKEKFVNVGLASIGEILRNNTDNLEELCDQVIQNLVKYMRANQGGIFILQKDENNDESYLQLMACRAYERKKYLEKRIELGQGLIGQAAIERKTIVMTDVPDHYISITSGLGIANPNSLVLVPLKSNEEIVGVIELASFDVFTDNDIEFLEKVGESIASTIISAQTNQQTKELLEQSRQMTEEMQSQEEEMRQNMEEMQATQEEMGRTQRELGEKEANLNALINNTTDSIITMDRNYKILIMNRVVKERYKGTQYEDMREGANALDMLGDVRDEWKGYYDRALAGEALDFVLKSSVQGEDTYREYFINPIKDDNGYILGVSVFSRDVTDKKQFEIAVQQKSSVLDAMVNNTDNTYFAMDVDYNIIYANKTLKDRFKANGLELSEGMSILDVLSGDALKTWKERYAKTLNGEELRFKEDRPVGDKVLKIITECFPVRDQKGAIIGAAVISKDVTSEERAKEKVEELTAEIEKLKGK; via the coding sequence ATGCAAGAAACAAGTGCAATACCCCAAGATAAAATTCAACCTTTCCACAATAAAGTTCATGAAGAAGCTGATGGAATAGTACGCTATTTCATTTATGGCTTTTTCTTCCTGGGCATTGGCCTGTCAGTATTTTATGACACGTATATTTTGGCGTTTGTCATGGGAGCAATTTCCTTAGGCATATATTTAGGAGCCAGGTCATTAATTGGTGGTACTATTTGGTTCAGACTCATTGTTAGTTTGCTCCTTTGGAATTTTGCTGTTCAGTTTATTCTCCAAATGCATGGAATGTACGAAATGCATTTTTTCTATTTCATTGGGCTTACTGTACTTCTCTTCTATGAAGATTGGCGCGTTCTTGTACCGCTTATAGCCTACGCAGTATTTACATTTCTATACTTATTCTATAGCCAAATGTCAGGCGGTGAGTTAAATGGCATGTTAGAGAACATACCGGAACTGACTTACAAAAATGTAATTCTACACTTGGGCTTGTTATTGTTTTACGGTGCATTATGTATTCTGTGGGCAAATTTACAGAAAGGGCAAACCAGAGAATCAGGAATTAATAACATGCAAATGCAAGATCAGTTAAGCCTGATGGATACTAACATCAACTTTGCCAACAGCATTAGTAAAGGAAATTTGGCCGCAGAATATGCCGCTGAAAAAGCAGATAAACTGGGCGAGTCGCTCATGAATATGCGTGATAGTTTGGTAGAAGCAGCCGAGCGTGAGTCAAAAGAAAAATTTGTAAATGTTGGATTAGCATCCATTGGAGAGATTCTTAGAAATAACACTGATAACCTTGAAGAGCTATGCGATCAGGTAATTCAGAATTTAGTGAAATACATGCGTGCCAATCAGGGCGGTATTTTCATTCTGCAGAAGGATGAGAATAACGATGAAAGCTACTTGCAATTAATGGCGTGCCGCGCATATGAAAGAAAGAAATACTTAGAGAAGCGCATTGAGCTTGGACAGGGATTAATCGGGCAGGCAGCAATAGAACGAAAGACTATTGTGATGACCGATGTGCCTGATCATTATATTAGCATTACTTCAGGTTTAGGTATTGCCAACCCGAACAGTTTGGTGCTGGTGCCACTAAAATCTAATGAAGAAATTGTTGGGGTTATAGAATTAGCTTCATTTGATGTTTTTACGGATAATGACATTGAATTCTTAGAAAAGGTGGGTGAAAGCATTGCTTCTACAATAATTTCAGCGCAAACAAATCAGCAAACCAAAGAATTGCTTGAGCAATCAAGACAAATGACTGAAGAGATGCAGTCGCAAGAGGAGGAGATGCGCCAGAATATGGAGGAGATGCAGGCTACTCAGGAAGAGATGGGTAGAACACAGAGGGAATTGGGTGAAAAAGAGGCAAATCTAAATGCCTTAATCAACAATACAACGGACTCTATTATTACGATGGATAGGAACTATAAGATTCTTATCATGAACAGGGTTGTAAAAGAAAGATACAAAGGCACTCAGTATGAAGATATGAGGGAAGGTGCCAATGCCTTGGATATGTTGGGCGATGTACGTGATGAGTGGAAAGGTTACTACGACAGGGCTTTAGCAGGTGAGGCTCTGGATTTTGTTTTAAAAAGCTCTGTACAAGGTGAGGACACTTATCGTGAGTACTTTATCAATCCAATAAAAGACGATAACGGCTATATCTTAGGGGTTTCTGTATTCTCAAGAGATGTAACCGATAAAAAACAGTTTGAAATAGCAGTTCAGCAAAAAAGCTCTGTGCTAGATGCCATGGTAAACAATACAGATAATACCTATTTTGCTATGGATGTTGATTACAATATTATCTATGCAAATAAGACGCTTAAAGATAGATTTAAAGCCAATGGCCTTGAGCTGAGTGAGGGAATGAGTATACTGGATGTACTTTCAGGGGATGCACTAAAAACCTGGAAAGAACGATATGCCAAGACACTTAATGGAGAAGAATTGAGGTTTAAAGAGGATCGTCCTGTGGGAGATAAAGTACTTAAAATAATAACTGAGTGTTTCCCTGTTAGGGATCAAAAGGGCGCAATCATTGGTGCTGCGGTTATTTCAAAAGATGTTACCTCAGAAGAACGAGCAAAGGAAAAAGTAGAAGAATTGACAGCTGAGATCGAGAAGTTGAAAGGTAAGTAG
- a CDS encoding dicarboxylate/amino acid:cation symporter: MKNLPLHTKIILGLVAGIIWAFVSSYLGWNEFTIDWIDPFGTIFIRLLKYIAVPLVLFSIISGVSSLTDISKLGRLGAKTLILYLTTTLIAVGVGLILVNTVKPGAMLDEEQRIKNRISYEKWVQDTPGVPQPRDGRNFLEDPNLRSKVEEVISESELKKMDAKNASIEDKMSTAEKTKQKSPLTFIVEMVPENVVLAISDNGLMLQVIFFAIFFGITLVLIPAEQAKPVIDFVNSINAVFLKMVDMVMKAAPFFVFALLAGVIAKMADTPAEVFEIFKGLGSYSLTLVAGLFFMVFVFYPLIITAFIKKLSYKEFFKNISPAQFLAFSTSSSAATLPVTMECIEDNMGVSKNISSFVLPIGATVNMDGTSLYQAVAVIFMAQMHMVDLSLGQQLTIVLTATLASIGAAATPSAGLVMMIIVLQSVGLNPAWIAIIFPVDRILDMCRTVVNVTGDATVSTLVAKSEGELSKY; encoded by the coding sequence ATGAAGAACTTACCATTACATACTAAGATCATATTAGGGCTTGTAGCAGGAATTATTTGGGCTTTTGTCTCAAGTTATTTAGGCTGGAATGAGTTTACAATTGATTGGATTGATCCATTTGGGACAATTTTTATAAGACTTCTGAAATACATAGCCGTGCCATTGGTATTGTTCTCAATCATTTCAGGTGTTTCTTCACTCACAGATATTTCAAAATTAGGTAGGCTCGGTGCCAAAACACTTATTTTATATTTGACTACCACATTAATAGCAGTAGGTGTAGGTTTAATATTGGTAAATACTGTTAAGCCGGGTGCCATGCTGGATGAAGAACAGCGCATAAAAAACAGAATATCCTACGAAAAATGGGTGCAAGATACTCCCGGTGTTCCTCAACCGCGCGATGGCAGAAACTTTTTAGAAGACCCAAATCTTCGCTCTAAGGTTGAAGAAGTGATTAGCGAAAGTGAACTCAAAAAAATGGACGCAAAAAATGCTTCCATTGAAGACAAAATGAGTACGGCTGAAAAGACTAAACAAAAAAGCCCATTGACTTTTATCGTGGAGATGGTGCCTGAAAATGTAGTGTTGGCCATCTCGGATAACGGGCTTATGCTTCAGGTAATATTCTTCGCCATATTCTTTGGAATAACACTTGTGTTAATTCCCGCAGAACAGGCCAAGCCTGTGATAGATTTTGTAAATAGTATTAATGCTGTGTTCCTAAAGATGGTGGATATGGTAATGAAAGCTGCGCCATTTTTTGTATTTGCCCTGCTCGCTGGGGTGATAGCTAAAATGGCAGATACACCAGCGGAAGTTTTTGAGATATTTAAAGGGCTAGGTTCTTACTCATTAACTTTGGTAGCGGGTTTATTTTTTATGGTGTTCGTCTTTTATCCATTGATAATTACAGCATTCATTAAAAAATTATCTTACAAAGAGTTTTTTAAGAACATAAGCCCGGCCCAGTTTTTGGCATTTTCAACAAGCTCAAGTGCAGCAACACTACCGGTTACAATGGAGTGTATTGAAGATAATATGGGTGTATCCAAAAACATCAGCAGCTTTGTGTTGCCTATTGGTGCAACAGTAAATATGGACGGTACAAGTTTGTACCAGGCTGTAGCTGTAATATTTATGGCGCAAATGCACATGGTAGACTTATCCTTGGGTCAACAATTAACGATAGTTTTAACGGCTACATTAGCTTCCATTGGCGCAGCTGCTACACCAAGTGCTGGTTTAGTAATGATGATTATTGTACTACAATCGGTAGGGTTAAATCCTGCATGGATAGCAATTATATTTCCTGTAGATCGAATCTTAGATATGTGCCGTACGGTTGTGAATGTTACAGGTGACGCTACAGTTTCGACCCTTGTGGCGAAATCAGAAGGAGAATTGAGTAAATATTAA
- a CDS encoding BatD family protein, whose translation MKSWIFTFCFVLTGLCSKVIAQEIDVKLGPNEIGENQAWTITITVSNERLQSYDDFPDIEGFQKRGTSSSSSTQIINGQISSSQSITMTYVPQRQGQVNVPAFTMTVNGKKISSPGTTVKVGAPVQRQRSRDPFRSLFDRDPFDDFGGRGETEFIDIDEDAFLALTTNKKEIYVGEGVTATLSFFVAESNRAPLQFYELGKQLSGILKDLRPENCWEENFNIENINGESVEINRKRYTQYKIYQGAFYPLNAENINFPQVGLEMIKYKVARNPSFFGQNRQEDFKTFYSKPKTVKVKQLPPHPLKDQVAVGDYHLSEDINQTETETGQSFSYQFGIYGEGNVSAVNKPMIDSDNNFDFYEPNVTQNINRRGGRVTGSKSFSYYGIPKEPGEYKLGDYFQWVFFNPNNGKYDTLKSEKVLSVIGESKKNESIQSNDLGSFYDEIEFADNTLESLDNDDWIQLLANLLILGMLVTSAVIFLKK comes from the coding sequence ATGAAGAGTTGGATATTTACATTTTGTTTTGTCTTAACCGGACTATGTTCAAAAGTTATAGCTCAGGAGATTGATGTTAAGTTAGGACCCAACGAAATCGGTGAAAATCAGGCCTGGACAATAACCATCACTGTATCTAACGAGCGATTGCAGAGCTATGATGATTTCCCTGATATTGAAGGATTTCAAAAAAGAGGGACTTCTTCATCCTCCAGTACGCAAATAATCAATGGCCAGATATCATCATCGCAAAGTATTACCATGACCTATGTGCCACAGCGACAAGGGCAGGTAAATGTACCAGCATTCACGATGACAGTAAATGGAAAGAAAATTTCTTCACCCGGTACCACCGTAAAAGTGGGCGCACCAGTACAACGCCAAAGAAGCCGGGATCCTTTCAGAAGTTTATTTGACAGAGACCCTTTTGATGATTTTGGTGGTCGTGGAGAAACTGAATTTATAGATATTGATGAAGATGCTTTTCTAGCGCTTACCACTAATAAAAAAGAAATTTATGTTGGTGAAGGAGTTACGGCTACATTATCATTCTTTGTTGCAGAAAGCAACAGAGCGCCATTGCAGTTTTACGAGTTGGGTAAACAACTATCAGGGATATTAAAAGACTTGCGCCCAGAAAACTGTTGGGAAGAGAATTTTAATATCGAAAACATCAATGGTGAGTCAGTTGAAATTAATAGAAAGCGATATACTCAGTATAAAATTTATCAAGGGGCTTTTTATCCACTGAATGCTGAGAACATTAATTTCCCTCAAGTTGGATTAGAAATGATTAAGTATAAGGTTGCTAGAAACCCTTCATTCTTTGGCCAGAACAGGCAGGAAGATTTTAAGACATTCTATTCAAAGCCAAAAACAGTAAAAGTCAAACAACTTCCTCCACACCCACTCAAGGATCAGGTGGCTGTAGGTGATTACCATTTATCTGAGGATATTAATCAAACGGAGACCGAAACGGGCCAGAGCTTTTCTTATCAATTTGGTATATATGGTGAGGGCAATGTATCTGCGGTAAATAAACCAATGATAGACTCTGACAATAATTTCGATTTTTATGAACCAAACGTCACCCAAAATATAAATAGAAGAGGCGGCAGAGTTACAGGTTCTAAATCCTTTAGCTATTATGGTATTCCAAAAGAGCCGGGAGAATATAAACTGGGCGATTACTTTCAGTGGGTTTTCTTCAATCCAAACAACGGCAAATACGATACGCTGAAATCAGAAAAGGTACTCAGTGTGATTGGTGAGAGTAAGAAGAATGAATCAATTCAATCTAATGATCTAGGGTCTTTCTATGATGAAATAGAATTTGCAGATAATACACTGGAAAGTCTCGATAATGACGATTGGATTCAATTATTGGCCAACCTTTTAATTTTAGGTATGTTAGTAACCTCTGCGGTAATATTCTTAAAGAAATAA
- the aroC gene encoding chorismate synthase produces MGNSFGQLFKITTFGESHGAAIGVTIDGCPAGIQLDEKFIQSELDRRKPGQSKITTQRKEEDKFEILSGVFEGRSTGMPIAILIRNKDAKSKDYSHIADKFRPSHADYTYEKKYGLRDYRGGGRSSARETAARVAAGAIAKLFLKSIGVDVNAYVSKVGDVSAPHYTQLDISKTESNIVRCPDQKTADRMIELIDSVRKDQDTIGGVVTGIIKGTPVGLGEPVFDKLHAELGKAMLSINAVKGFEYGSGFHGTTMRGSQHNDEYIKEGNQVKTKTNHSGGIQGGISNGEDIYFNVAFKPVATIMKDQQSVDKEGNEVTVSGKGRHDPCVVPRAVPIVEAMAALVIADFYMIGQSGKLR; encoded by the coding sequence GTGGGAAATTCATTCGGTCAACTTTTTAAAATCACAACATTTGGAGAGTCTCATGGTGCAGCGATTGGTGTTACCATTGATGGGTGTCCGGCAGGCATTCAGTTAGATGAAAAATTCATTCAATCGGAATTGGATAGAAGGAAACCGGGACAATCCAAAATAACCACCCAAAGAAAAGAAGAAGATAAGTTTGAAATTTTATCGGGAGTTTTTGAAGGCAGAAGTACGGGAATGCCAATTGCCATTTTAATCCGTAATAAAGATGCGAAGAGCAAAGATTATTCTCATATAGCAGATAAATTCAGGCCCTCTCATGCAGACTATACCTACGAGAAAAAGTATGGCTTGCGAGATTACCGTGGTGGAGGTAGAAGTTCGGCCAGAGAAACCGCAGCCAGAGTTGCTGCCGGAGCAATAGCGAAACTCTTTTTGAAAAGTATTGGTGTAGATGTAAATGCCTATGTTTCGAAGGTTGGAGATGTATCAGCACCTCATTACACCCAACTAGATATATCCAAAACTGAGAGTAATATCGTTCGTTGCCCGGATCAGAAAACGGCCGATAGAATGATTGAGTTAATCGACTCAGTGCGTAAAGATCAGGATACTATAGGTGGGGTGGTTACTGGAATTATTAAAGGAACTCCTGTGGGACTTGGTGAGCCGGTTTTTGACAAGCTGCATGCCGAGCTTGGTAAGGCAATGCTAAGTATAAATGCGGTGAAAGGTTTTGAATATGGTAGTGGCTTTCATGGAACAACTATGAGAGGGTCTCAGCATAATGATGAATATATAAAAGAAGGAAATCAGGTAAAGACAAAAACTAATCACTCCGGAGGAATACAAGGGGGAATTTCCAATGGAGAAGATATTTACTTTAATGTAGCCTTCAAACCTGTGGCCACGATAATGAAGGATCAGCAGAGCGTAGATAAAGAGGGAAATGAAGTAACCGTTTCTGGCAAGGGAAGGCACGATCCATGTGTTGTTCCTCGCGCAGTGCCTATTGTGGAGGCTATGGCAGCACTAGTTATTGCTGACTTTTATATGATAGGCCAATCGGGTAAATTGCGCTAA